A portion of the Thermotoga sp. genome contains these proteins:
- the gltA gene encoding NADPH-dependent glutamate synthase, producing MRKKKVPMREQPPEVRKRNFEEVALGYSLEEAIVEAQRCLQCPTHPCVSGCPVGIDIPGFIREIREGRLESAYRILKSYNNLPAICGRVCPQESQCEARCVVGKMKDSEPVAIGRLERFVADWAAENLEEKVEKSAGQKKEKVAVVGSGPAGLTAAADLAKLGYKVDVFEAFHKPGGVLVYGIPEFRLPKKIVEREVDYIKKLGVNIFLNTVVGKTLKVEYLLKEYDAIFIGTGAGTPKFMGIPGTNLNGVYSANEFLTRVNLMKAYLFPEYDTPVRVGKRVAVIGAGNTAMDAARSALRLGAEKVFVVYRRTEKEMPARLEEYHHAVEEGIEFLWLTLPVRYLGDANGNVEAMECVKMELKGVDRSGRPKPVPIEGSNFLIEVDMVIEAIGQGPNRVLLSEFPGLELNERGYIKADEDTGATSVRGVFAGGDIVTGAATVIRAMGAGKRAARFIHSYLAGEWDPWGQK from the coding sequence ATGAGGAAAAAGAAAGTACCTATGAGGGAACAACCTCCAGAGGTCAGAAAGAGGAACTTCGAAGAAGTTGCTCTGGGTTACTCCTTGGAAGAGGCGATTGTGGAAGCTCAACGATGCTTGCAGTGCCCAACACACCCGTGTGTATCTGGATGTCCAGTGGGGATCGACATTCCAGGATTTATAAGGGAGATTCGGGAAGGGAGATTGGAATCAGCCTACAGGATTTTGAAGAGCTACAACAACCTTCCGGCCATCTGCGGAAGAGTTTGTCCGCAGGAAAGTCAGTGTGAGGCAAGATGTGTTGTGGGAAAGATGAAGGACAGCGAACCTGTTGCAATAGGAAGGTTAGAAAGGTTCGTGGCAGACTGGGCGGCTGAAAATCTCGAGGAAAAGGTGGAGAAAAGTGCTGGTCAGAAAAAAGAAAAGGTCGCCGTTGTGGGTTCCGGTCCCGCGGGTCTCACTGCCGCAGCAGATCTTGCAAAGCTTGGTTACAAAGTGGATGTTTTCGAAGCCTTTCATAAACCGGGGGGAGTTTTGGTCTACGGCATTCCGGAGTTTCGTCTTCCAAAGAAAATCGTTGAAAGAGAAGTGGATTACATAAAAAAACTTGGGGTGAACATCTTCCTCAACACGGTCGTGGGCAAAACCCTGAAAGTTGAATATCTCCTCAAGGAGTACGATGCCATTTTCATAGGAACGGGTGCGGGAACACCGAAGTTCATGGGAATTCCTGGAACGAACTTGAACGGCGTTTACTCTGCAAACGAATTTCTCACGCGTGTGAACTTGATGAAGGCCTATCTCTTCCCAGAGTACGATACACCAGTTCGGGTTGGAAAAAGGGTCGCTGTGATCGGTGCTGGAAACACAGCGATGGACGCCGCAAGAAGTGCCCTGAGACTTGGGGCAGAGAAGGTCTTTGTTGTCTACAGAAGAACAGAGAAGGAAATGCCGGCCAGATTAGAAGAATACCATCACGCGGTCGAAGAGGGGATAGAGTTCCTCTGGTTGACTCTTCCCGTTCGCTACCTTGGAGATGCTAACGGAAATGTAGAAGCAATGGAGTGTGTGAAAATGGAATTGAAGGGAGTTGATCGTTCTGGAAGGCCAAAACCGGTTCCCATAGAAGGAAGCAACTTTCTGATAGAAGTCGATATGGTAATAGAGGCCATTGGACAGGGTCCCAATCGGGTGCTACTCTCTGAGTTCCCGGGCCTCGAACTGAACGAGCGAGGATACATAAAGGCGGATGAAGATACCGGTGCCACCAGTGTGAGAGGGGTTTTCGCGGGAGGCGACATCGTTACAGGTGCGGCAACAGTTATAAGGGCAATGGGAGCAGGAAAGCGAGCAGCCCGATTCATTCATTCTTATCTGGCGGGAGAATGGGATCCATGGGGACAGAAGTGA
- a CDS encoding dihydrofolate reductase family protein, translated as MGTEVIFIFAMDLTGKIASHLTSWNSREDREYFKKITQDIGNVVMGRVTFEEIGRPLPGRLNVVLSRKERVSTEPNLVFMNGSPADVVKFLEERGFKQIAIVGGKTVFTEFLKSALVDFLFVTVEPYILGRGIFAFDEFEGFFPLKLLEARRLNKRGTILLKYSLEKSHR; from the coding sequence ATGGGGACAGAAGTGATCTTCATCTTCGCAATGGATCTCACGGGAAAGATAGCATCTCATCTTACAAGTTGGAACTCAAGGGAAGACAGGGAGTACTTCAAAAAGATTACTCAGGACATAGGAAACGTCGTCATGGGTAGAGTAACATTTGAAGAAATTGGAAGGCCTCTTCCCGGCAGATTGAATGTTGTACTTTCCCGAAAGGAAAGGGTTTCTACTGAACCGAACCTGGTCTTTATGAACGGATCACCTGCGGATGTGGTAAAATTCCTGGAAGAAAGAGGTTTCAAACAGATCGCCATCGTAGGAGGAAAGACCGTGTTCACTGAATTTCTGAAAAGCGCTCTTGTGGATTTCCTGTTCGTCACTGTGGAGCCCTATATTCTCGGAAGAGGAATCTTTGCGTTCGATGAGTTTGAAGGCTTCTTCCCTCTGAAACTTTTGGAGGCAAGACGATTGAATAAAAGAGGAACAATACTTTTGAAATATTCCTTAGAAAAGTCGCACCGATAG